The Micromonospora sp. WMMD961 genome has a segment encoding these proteins:
- a CDS encoding SRPBCC family protein — MSGVTEHVDVSVPVRTAYDQWTQFEEFPEFMEGVQEVRQLSDTMTHWTVDIAGVKREFDAEITEQLPDERVAWRSTGGTQQAGVVTFHRLDADKTRVTLQLEFEPHGVVEQAGDKLGIVDRRAKGDLQRFKTYIERRGQETGAWRGSVDRPQP; from the coding sequence ATGAGTGGCGTTACCGAACATGTCGACGTTTCCGTGCCCGTACGCACCGCGTACGACCAGTGGACGCAGTTCGAGGAGTTCCCCGAGTTCATGGAGGGTGTGCAGGAGGTCCGGCAGCTCTCCGACACGATGACCCACTGGACGGTGGACATCGCCGGGGTGAAGCGCGAGTTCGACGCCGAGATCACCGAACAGCTCCCCGACGAGCGGGTCGCCTGGCGTTCGACCGGCGGCACCCAGCAGGCCGGTGTGGTGACCTTCCACCGACTCGACGCGGACAAGACCCGGGTCACCCTGCAGCTCGAGTTCGAGCCGCACGGTGTCGTCGAGCAGGCCGGCGACAAGCTCGGCATCGTCGACCGGCGGGCCAAGGGCGACCTGCAGCGGTTCAAGACCTACATCGAGCGGCGCGGTCAGGAGACCGGTGCCTGGCGCGGGTCGGTGGACCGCCCGCAGCCGTGA
- a CDS encoding DUF2795 domain-containing protein: MERGNSKHGPRIDEQMSQEVSGLVQGPGTGGSRVDESRVPEPAGEDQPETTTAPAGDLRTGTPQGMSSTDVEQRSRLGRFISMSALPGDRLVLVASARENEAPDDIVAALERLPEGTVYQTVSEVWAALGNKNETTRW; the protein is encoded by the coding sequence ATGGAGCGTGGCAACAGCAAGCACGGACCGAGGATCGACGAACAGATGAGTCAGGAGGTCAGCGGCCTCGTACAGGGGCCGGGGACCGGCGGCTCTCGGGTCGACGAGTCACGGGTGCCGGAACCGGCTGGCGAGGACCAGCCGGAGACGACCACCGCCCCGGCCGGCGACCTGCGCACCGGCACCCCACAGGGCATGAGTTCCACGGACGTCGAGCAGCGCAGCCGGCTCGGCCGGTTCATCTCGATGAGCGCGCTGCCGGGCGACCGCCTGGTGCTCGTCGCCAGCGCCCGCGAGAACGAGGCGCCGGACGACATCGTGGCGGCGCTCGAACGACTGCCCGAGGGCACGGTCTACCAGACCGTTTCCGAGGTGTGGGCCGCGCTCGGCAACAAGAACGAGACAACTCGCTGGTGA
- a CDS encoding YihY/virulence factor BrkB family protein has product MTTTEPGTTLDGARRPRVPRRMRQLSWRTWRGVLVRSVQNFVNDNCSDWAAALTYYGVLALFPSAIVVVALVGLVSDGERTLDTVVDLAKQVGAGSVVTDDDGGVVGVIRTVVLDQSNPKLLLSFGLLGALWSASGFIGAFTRASNAVYGVTEGRPVWKLRPLQIGLAAITLVLLAVVALGLIVSGPVTDAVGDLINAGGLARTVWGVAKWPALAMIMMVLLSLLFWIAPNVRQPRFRWLTPGGAVALVSWAAASFGFGLYVANFGSYSTTYGSLGAAIAFLVWLYLSNSALMLGVQINAEVQRGRQLQAGDPDPEEPVLPPRRPADD; this is encoded by the coding sequence ATGACGACCACGGAGCCCGGTACGACGCTCGACGGTGCACGACGCCCTCGGGTTCCCCGACGGATGCGGCAGTTGAGCTGGCGCACCTGGCGCGGGGTGCTGGTCCGCAGTGTGCAGAACTTCGTCAACGACAACTGCTCGGACTGGGCCGCCGCGTTGACCTACTACGGGGTCCTGGCCCTGTTTCCGTCCGCCATCGTGGTGGTAGCGCTCGTCGGCCTGGTCTCCGACGGAGAGCGGACCCTGGACACGGTGGTCGACCTGGCGAAGCAGGTGGGTGCCGGGTCGGTGGTGACCGACGACGACGGCGGCGTGGTCGGGGTGATCCGGACCGTGGTGCTCGACCAGAGCAACCCCAAGCTGTTGCTGAGCTTCGGCCTGCTCGGCGCGCTCTGGTCCGCGTCGGGCTTCATCGGCGCGTTCACCCGGGCCTCCAACGCCGTCTACGGGGTGACCGAGGGCCGCCCGGTCTGGAAGCTTCGCCCGCTGCAGATCGGCCTCGCGGCGATCACGTTGGTGCTGCTCGCGGTGGTCGCCCTCGGCTTGATCGTCAGCGGCCCGGTCACCGACGCGGTCGGGGATCTGATCAACGCCGGTGGTCTGGCCCGCACGGTGTGGGGCGTGGCAAAGTGGCCGGCCCTCGCCATGATCATGATGGTGCTGCTGTCGCTGCTGTTCTGGATCGCCCCGAACGTACGCCAGCCCCGCTTCCGCTGGCTCACCCCCGGCGGCGCGGTGGCCCTGGTCTCCTGGGCGGCGGCCTCGTTCGGCTTCGGCCTCTACGTGGCCAACTTCGGCTCGTACAGCACCACCTACGGCAGCCTCGGCGCGGCCATCGCGTTCCTGGTCTGGCTCTACCTGTCCAACTCGGCGCTGATGCTGGGTGTGCAGATCAACGCCGAGGTGCAGCGCGGGCGGCAGTTGCAGGCCGGCGACCCGGACCCGGAGGAGCCGGTGCTGCCGCCGCGCCGGCCGGCCGACGACTGA
- a CDS encoding ChaB family protein, producing MPGREDLPSTLRRSPEKAQRTWEKTHDSAVETYGEGERSHRTAFAAVKHQFEKVGDHWEPKGRKGPSDQQAAGGGPERRAPTAGGVDANATKDHLMSVARELDVPGRSSMNKPDLVKAIQKANDRATRKARGD from the coding sequence ATGCCCGGGCGCGAAGACCTGCCCAGCACGCTGCGACGCTCCCCGGAGAAGGCGCAGCGCACCTGGGAGAAGACACACGACTCGGCGGTCGAGACCTACGGCGAGGGGGAGCGGTCGCACCGGACCGCCTTCGCCGCCGTGAAGCACCAGTTCGAGAAGGTGGGCGACCACTGGGAGCCGAAGGGCCGCAAGGGCCCGAGCGATCAGCAGGCGGCCGGCGGCGGGCCGGAACGGCGCGCACCCACCGCCGGTGGGGTGGACGCCAACGCCACCAAGGACCACCTGATGTCGGTGGCCCGCGAACTGGACGTCCCCGGCCGGTCCAGCATGAACAAACCGGACCTGGTCAAGGCGATCCAGAAGGCCAACGACAGGGCCACCCGCAAGGCCCGCGGAGACTGA
- a CDS encoding aldehyde dehydrogenase family protein encodes MYTVAQLVGGVWGAGGDGGELVVCDPADGSPVSTVPVATADEVGKATQAARNAAAAWAATAPAERAAAVHRAADAVAAATEELAAAVTAEMGKPLADARGGVEAGIGTLRQYAELAPLRGGRTLNGGADALDFLTPEPRGVVAAITPWNDPVAVACGVLGAALVTGNVVLFKPSERTPATGWLLARALDQALPAGVLSLLTGGPEVGAALAAQEVDVVAHVGSTATGRAIAAAAARTGAKVLLENGGSDPLIVDAGVDPGWAAGQAALGAFANAGQICVAVERIYVHRAVAGDFVAALARHAEALRVGSGRDPDTELGPLVDRRHRDHVHGQVTAAVAAGARVRVGGEVPDGPGAFYPATVVTDCRHEMPLVREETFGPVAPVVVVDSFDEALRCAADSPYGLAATVLTTSMSHAQRAWRELPVGTVKVNAVFGGAPGGAAHPRRASGQGFGYGPELLDEFTATKAVHIEAPGGGQW; translated from the coding sequence ATGTACACGGTTGCGCAGCTGGTGGGTGGGGTGTGGGGCGCGGGCGGCGACGGCGGCGAACTGGTGGTGTGTGATCCGGCGGACGGGTCGCCGGTCAGCACGGTGCCGGTGGCGACCGCCGACGAGGTCGGCAAGGCGACCCAGGCGGCACGGAACGCGGCGGCGGCGTGGGCGGCGACGGCGCCGGCCGAACGGGCGGCGGCGGTGCACCGGGCCGCGGACGCGGTGGCGGCGGCCACCGAGGAACTGGCGGCGGCGGTCACGGCGGAGATGGGCAAGCCGTTGGCGGACGCCCGCGGAGGCGTCGAGGCGGGCATCGGCACCCTGCGACAGTACGCGGAGCTGGCCCCGCTGCGGGGCGGACGCACCCTCAACGGCGGAGCCGACGCGCTGGACTTCCTGACACCGGAGCCGCGTGGTGTGGTCGCCGCGATCACTCCGTGGAACGACCCGGTGGCGGTGGCCTGTGGTGTGCTCGGCGCGGCCCTGGTGACCGGCAACGTGGTGCTCTTCAAGCCGAGCGAACGGACACCGGCGACGGGTTGGCTGCTGGCCCGGGCGCTGGACCAGGCGCTGCCGGCCGGTGTCCTGTCCCTGCTCACCGGCGGGCCGGAGGTCGGCGCGGCGTTGGCCGCGCAGGAGGTCGACGTGGTGGCGCACGTGGGTTCGACAGCGACCGGGCGGGCGATCGCCGCCGCCGCGGCCCGCACCGGCGCGAAGGTGCTGCTGGAGAACGGGGGCAGTGATCCGTTGATCGTCGACGCGGGCGTCGACCCCGGGTGGGCGGCCGGTCAGGCGGCGCTCGGCGCGTTCGCGAACGCCGGGCAGATCTGTGTGGCGGTCGAGCGGATCTACGTGCACCGGGCGGTGGCCGGGGACTTCGTGGCCGCCCTGGCGCGGCACGCCGAGGCGTTGCGGGTCGGGTCGGGCCGGGACCCGGACACCGAGCTTGGGCCGTTGGTCGACCGGCGGCACCGGGACCACGTGCACGGGCAGGTGACGGCGGCGGTGGCGGCCGGAGCGCGGGTGCGGGTCGGCGGCGAGGTGCCGGACGGGCCGGGGGCGTTCTACCCGGCCACCGTGGTCACGGACTGCCGGCACGAGATGCCGCTGGTGCGGGAGGAGACGTTCGGGCCGGTCGCGCCGGTGGTGGTCGTCGACTCGTTCGACGAGGCGCTGCGCTGCGCGGCGGACTCCCCGTACGGGCTCGCCGCCACCGTGTTGACCACGTCGATGAGCCACGCGCAGCGGGCCTGGCGGGAGTTGCCGGTGGGCACCGTCAAGGTCAACGCGGTGTTCGGGGGAGCGCCGGGTGGCGCCGCGCACCCGCGCCGCGCCAGCGGGCAGGGTTTCGGGTACGGCCCGGAGCTGCTGGACGAGTTCACCGCCACCAAGGCGGTGCACATCGAAGCGCCGGGCGGCGGGCAGTGGTGA
- a CDS encoding NAD(P)/FAD-dependent oxidoreductase — MSTAAAQSADAVVVGAGHNGLVAANLLADAGWEVVVLEATSAPGGAVRSAEVTAPGYLSDLYSSFYPLGYASPVLAGLDLGRHGLSWRHAPDVLAHLLPDGRAAVINRDPDRTASSLEQFAPGDGKRWLDAYTDWLDVAEPMLDAITSPFPPVRGGVGLLRRLRVAGALRLARRLVVPVRKLGDELFDGPGGPALLAGCALHTDLSPEEAGSGVYGWLLAMLGQQIGWPVPEGGAQQITNALVTRLQERGGVILYGAHVDRVLTARGRAMGVRTVGGALWRARRAVLADVPAPALYLDLVGAAALPSRLVEDLAHFRWDGSTLKVDWALSAPMPWTNREVAGAGTVHLGADVNGLTRYASELARGELPRDPFLLLGQMSVAEPSHSPPGTESLWSYTHLPFRHDWRAEDVAGHVQRMEDVLEAAAPGFRQLVVGRHVAGPAELEKSNPSLVGGTLGGGTAAAYQQLFLRPIPGLGRADTPVDRLFLASASAHPGGGVHGAPGANAARAALARDRALTGRAYAATIATAHRAIYPT, encoded by the coding sequence ATGAGCACCGCCGCCGCGCAGAGCGCGGACGCCGTCGTCGTCGGGGCCGGCCACAACGGCCTGGTGGCGGCCAACCTGCTGGCCGACGCCGGCTGGGAGGTGGTGGTGCTGGAGGCCACCTCGGCACCAGGCGGCGCGGTCCGCTCCGCCGAGGTCACCGCGCCCGGCTATCTCAGCGACCTCTACAGCTCGTTCTACCCCCTGGGGTACGCGTCACCGGTGCTGGCCGGCCTCGACCTGGGTCGGCACGGGCTGTCCTGGCGGCACGCGCCGGACGTGCTGGCGCACCTGCTGCCGGACGGGCGGGCCGCGGTGATCAACCGGGACCCGGACCGCACGGCATCCTCGCTGGAGCAGTTCGCCCCCGGTGACGGCAAGCGCTGGCTCGATGCGTACACCGACTGGCTCGACGTGGCCGAGCCGATGCTGGACGCGATCACCTCGCCGTTCCCGCCGGTCCGTGGCGGGGTGGGCCTGTTGCGTCGGCTGCGGGTGGCCGGCGCGCTGCGACTGGCCCGGCGACTGGTGGTGCCGGTGCGCAAACTCGGCGACGAACTCTTCGACGGCCCCGGCGGCCCGGCCCTGCTGGCCGGCTGCGCCCTGCACACCGACCTGTCCCCGGAGGAGGCCGGCTCCGGCGTGTACGGCTGGTTGCTGGCCATGCTCGGTCAGCAGATCGGCTGGCCGGTGCCCGAAGGCGGCGCGCAGCAGATCACCAACGCGTTGGTGACCCGGCTGCAGGAGCGCGGTGGGGTGATCCTCTACGGCGCCCACGTCGACCGGGTGCTCACCGCCCGGGGTCGGGCGATGGGAGTCCGCACCGTCGGCGGCGCGCTGTGGCGGGCCCGACGGGCTGTCCTCGCCGACGTGCCGGCACCAGCGCTCTACCTCGACCTGGTCGGTGCGGCGGCGCTGCCGTCACGGCTGGTGGAGGACCTGGCGCACTTCCGCTGGGACGGTTCGACGCTCAAGGTGGACTGGGCGCTGTCCGCGCCGATGCCCTGGACGAACCGGGAAGTGGCCGGCGCCGGCACCGTGCACCTGGGCGCGGACGTGAACGGGTTGACCCGGTACGCGAGCGAGCTGGCCCGGGGCGAACTGCCCCGGGATCCGTTCCTGCTGCTCGGGCAGATGTCCGTCGCCGAACCGAGTCACTCCCCGCCGGGCACCGAGTCGCTCTGGTCGTACACCCATCTGCCGTTCCGCCACGACTGGCGGGCCGAGGACGTCGCCGGTCACGTGCAGCGCATGGAGGACGTGTTGGAAGCGGCGGCGCCGGGTTTCCGGCAGCTCGTCGTCGGCCGGCACGTGGCCGGGCCGGCCGAACTGGAGAAGAGCAACCCGAGCCTGGTCGGCGGCACCCTCGGCGGTGGCACCGCCGCCGCGTACCAGCAGCTGTTCCTGCGCCCGATCCCTGGCCTGGGCCGGGCGGACACCCCGGTGGACCGGCTCTTCCTGGCCAGTGCGTCGGCGCATCCCGGCGGCGGCGTGCACGGCGCGCCCGGCGCGAACGCGGCCCGTGCGGCGCTGGCCCGCGACCGCGCCCTGACCGGTCGGGCCTACGCCGCCACCATCGCCACCGCCCACCGAGCCATCTATCCCACGTAA
- a CDS encoding polyprenol monophosphomannose synthase, with translation MIEPVQLPSPWRDVRLTVVVPTYNEAGNLPTLVERLLALPLPGLRILVADDNSPDGTGDVADKLAIEHPERIEVVHRAGKEGLGRAYVDGMGRAIEGGAEYVAQMDADLSHPPEALPGMLGALLSTQASVVIGSRYVPGGELDENWPLYRRALSGWANLYVHTLLRVRIRDLTAGFKIWRADALRNIDLNRVQSNGYSFQVEMHYLATKLGHTILEVPIRFEERQEGTSKMTTATKVESALMPFRLRSKHRNITN, from the coding sequence ATGATCGAGCCTGTGCAGCTGCCGTCGCCGTGGCGGGACGTACGTCTGACCGTCGTCGTGCCCACCTACAACGAAGCGGGCAACCTGCCCACACTTGTGGAGCGGCTACTCGCACTGCCGCTGCCCGGCCTGCGCATCCTCGTCGCCGACGACAACTCCCCGGACGGCACCGGTGACGTGGCCGACAAGCTGGCCATCGAGCACCCGGAGCGGATCGAGGTCGTCCACCGCGCCGGCAAGGAGGGCCTCGGCCGGGCGTACGTCGACGGGATGGGGCGGGCGATCGAGGGCGGCGCCGAGTACGTGGCGCAGATGGACGCCGACCTGTCGCACCCGCCGGAGGCGCTGCCGGGCATGCTCGGCGCGTTGCTCTCCACCCAGGCCAGCGTGGTGATCGGTTCCCGCTACGTGCCGGGCGGCGAGCTGGACGAGAACTGGCCGCTGTACCGCCGGGCCCTCAGTGGCTGGGCGAACCTCTACGTGCACACCCTGCTGCGGGTGCGCATCCGGGACCTGACCGCCGGCTTCAAGATCTGGCGAGCCGACGCGCTGCGCAACATCGACCTGAACCGGGTGCAGTCCAACGGATACAGCTTCCAGGTGGAGATGCACTACCTCGCGACCAAGCTGGGGCACACCATCCTGGAGGTGCCGATCCGCTTCGAGGAGCGCCAGGAGGGCACCTCCAAGATGACCACCGCGACCAAGGTGGAGAGCGCCCTGATGCCCTTCCGCCTCCGCAGCAAGCACCGCAACATCACCAACTAA
- a CDS encoding SRPBCC family protein, with translation MIQAPPQRVFDVLADGWTYSDWVVGTTHMRDVDDAWPRVGSRLHHRAGPWPISLQDASTVLVCEPPHRLVLRAGLWPAGEAIVAFTLEPAGDGTTRVRIGEEFAAGPLRWLHTKLNDLVLHLRNRETLDRLADIATRQKG, from the coding sequence GTGATCCAGGCTCCCCCGCAGCGGGTGTTCGACGTGCTGGCCGACGGGTGGACGTACAGCGACTGGGTCGTCGGCACGACACACATGCGTGATGTCGACGACGCCTGGCCCCGGGTGGGCAGCCGACTGCACCATCGGGCCGGGCCGTGGCCGATCTCGCTGCAGGACGCGTCGACTGTGCTGGTCTGCGAACCGCCGCACCGACTCGTGCTGAGGGCCGGGCTCTGGCCGGCGGGTGAGGCGATCGTGGCCTTCACGCTGGAGCCGGCCGGCGACGGCACCACCCGGGTCCGCATCGGAGAGGAATTCGCCGCCGGCCCGCTGCGATGGCTCCACACCAAGCTCAACGACCTGGTGCTGCACCTGCGCAACCGGGAGACGCTGGACCGGCTCGCCGACATCGCCACCCGACAGAAGGGGTGA
- a CDS encoding HAD-IIIA family hydrolase produces the protein MRQDQEEPYQRRSARVYAAADRAGSAGLRRTVGGSPRPVLYDAVLLDRDGTLIEDVPYNGDPEKVRPVPGARAALDRLRAAGLRLAVVTNQSGLARGYFTGEQMRAVHARVEELLGRFDAWLVCPHDDEDRCGCRKPAPGLVHAAARELATSASRCVLVGDIGRDVAAALAAGATGVLVPTPVTRPEEIAAAGWTATDLPAAVDEILRRQQAVQPATPSGDPVRTALVVRSDSAGDVLVTGPAIRAVAAGAQRVVLLCGPRGRAAAELLPGVDEIIEHPLPWIDPTPAPVDPQDMRNLVARLSALGADQAVVFTSFHQSALPLALLLRMAGIGRIAAISDDYPGSLLDIRHRVPVGVPEPERALSLAAAAGHRLPEGDEPVLRLRRDAVAARPAHLGDPGYVVLHPGSAASSRACPPELATRIAGALTAAGHRVLVTGGPDESPVTARVAAAGGTDLGGRTDLAGLARIVADASAVVVGNTGPAHLAAAAGVPVVSLFAPTVPFGQWGPYRVPTVRLGDAAAPCRDTRAASCPVPGHPCLSRVDPDEVVDALRMLAVGGGGGR, from the coding sequence GTGCGACAGGACCAGGAGGAGCCGTATCAGCGCAGGTCAGCCCGGGTGTATGCCGCTGCTGACCGCGCCGGTTCCGCCGGGTTGCGTCGCACCGTCGGTGGGAGCCCCCGCCCTGTCCTGTACGACGCGGTGTTGCTGGACCGGGACGGCACCCTGATCGAGGACGTTCCGTACAACGGCGATCCGGAGAAGGTGCGCCCGGTGCCGGGAGCGCGGGCCGCGCTGGACCGGTTGCGGGCGGCCGGGCTGCGGCTGGCGGTCGTCACGAACCAGTCGGGCCTGGCCCGGGGCTACTTCACCGGGGAGCAGATGCGGGCGGTGCACGCGCGCGTCGAGGAGTTGCTGGGTCGGTTCGACGCCTGGCTGGTCTGCCCACACGACGACGAGGACCGTTGCGGATGCCGCAAGCCGGCACCCGGTCTGGTGCATGCCGCCGCCCGGGAGTTGGCCACGTCCGCGTCCCGGTGCGTGCTGGTGGGTGACATCGGCCGGGACGTCGCCGCCGCACTGGCCGCCGGGGCGACGGGTGTCCTGGTCCCCACTCCGGTGACCCGACCGGAGGAGATCGCCGCCGCCGGCTGGACGGCCACCGACCTGCCGGCGGCGGTGGACGAGATCCTGCGCCGTCAACAGGCCGTGCAGCCGGCGACCCCATCCGGTGACCCGGTCCGGACCGCACTGGTGGTCCGGTCGGACTCGGCGGGGGACGTGCTGGTCACCGGGCCGGCGATCCGCGCCGTCGCGGCCGGGGCGCAGCGGGTGGTGCTGCTCTGCGGGCCACGGGGCCGCGCCGCCGCCGAGCTGCTGCCCGGCGTCGACGAGATCATCGAGCACCCACTGCCGTGGATCGACCCCACGCCGGCACCTGTCGACCCGCAGGACATGCGGAACCTGGTCGCCCGCCTGAGCGCCCTCGGCGCGGACCAGGCGGTGGTGTTCACCTCGTTCCACCAGTCCGCCCTTCCGCTGGCGCTGCTGCTGCGGATGGCGGGAATCGGCCGGATCGCGGCGATCAGCGACGACTACCCGGGCTCGCTGCTGGACATCCGGCACCGGGTGCCGGTGGGCGTTCCCGAACCCGAACGCGCCCTCTCCCTCGCCGCCGCCGCCGGCCATCGGCTGCCCGAGGGCGACGAGCCGGTGCTCCGGCTCCGCCGGGACGCCGTGGCGGCGCGCCCGGCTCATCTCGGCGACCCGGGATACGTGGTGCTGCACCCCGGGTCGGCCGCGTCGAGCCGGGCCTGCCCGCCCGAGCTGGCCACCCGGATCGCCGGAGCGCTGACCGCCGCCGGGCACCGGGTGCTGGTCACCGGCGGCCCGGACGAAAGTCCGGTCACCGCCCGGGTCGCGGCGGCCGGTGGCACCGACCTGGGTGGACGAACCGATCTGGCCGGGCTGGCCCGGATCGTGGCGGACGCCAGCGCGGTCGTGGTCGGCAACACCGGGCCGGCGCACCTGGCCGCCGCCGCCGGTGTGCCGGTGGTGAGCCTCTTCGCGCCGACCGTCCCGTTCGGTCAGTGGGGACCCTACCGGGTGCCCACCGTCCGGCTCGGCGACGCCGCCGCGCCGTGCCGGGACACCCGGGCCGCCAGTTGCCCGGTCCCCGGCCACCCCTGCCTCAGTCGCGTCGACCCGGACGAGGTGGTCGACGCGCTGCGGATGCTGGCCGTCGGTGGTGGTGGCGGCCGATGA
- a CDS encoding glycosyltransferase — translation MNILLWHVHGSWTTSFVHGGHRYLIPTTPDRGPYGLGRARTYPWPDKAVEVTPEDLPGTDVDLVILQRPEEIDRAEEWLRRRPGRDVPAIYVEHNTPKGDVPNTRHPMADRDDLLIAHVTGFNQIFWDTGATRTTVVDHGIVAPSVSYTGELDRLAVVINEPVRRGRVTGTDLLPRFAEIAPLDVFGMGVAGLADHLGLPADRLTSHDDVPQHRMHAELARRRAYLHLCRWTSLGLSLIEAMAIGMPVVALATTEAVTAVPPEAGALATRTDTLLDAARRFIAEPAAARQAGAVARTAARDRYGLDRFLADWDRLLEEEVCGSR, via the coding sequence ATGAACATCCTGCTCTGGCACGTGCACGGCTCCTGGACCACGTCGTTCGTGCACGGCGGCCACCGCTATCTGATCCCCACCACACCCGACCGCGGCCCCTACGGCCTCGGCCGGGCCCGCACCTACCCCTGGCCGGACAAGGCGGTCGAGGTCACCCCGGAGGACCTGCCCGGCACCGACGTCGACCTGGTCATCCTGCAACGACCGGAGGAGATCGACCGGGCCGAGGAGTGGTTGCGCCGCCGCCCCGGGCGCGACGTCCCCGCCATCTACGTCGAACACAACACCCCGAAGGGCGACGTACCCAACACGCGGCACCCGATGGCCGACCGCGACGACCTGCTCATCGCCCACGTCACCGGGTTCAACCAGATCTTCTGGGACACCGGCGCCACCCGCACCACGGTGGTCGACCACGGCATCGTCGCCCCCTCCGTCTCCTACACCGGGGAACTCGACCGGCTCGCCGTGGTGATCAACGAACCGGTCCGACGAGGCCGCGTCACCGGCACCGACCTGCTCCCCCGGTTCGCCGAGATCGCCCCGCTGGACGTCTTCGGGATGGGCGTCGCCGGTCTGGCCGACCACCTCGGACTGCCCGCCGACCGTCTCACTAGCCACGACGACGTGCCCCAGCACCGGATGCACGCCGAACTGGCCCGGCGGCGCGCGTACCTGCACCTGTGCCGGTGGACGTCGCTCGGGCTCAGCCTCATCGAGGCGATGGCGATCGGCATGCCGGTCGTCGCGCTCGCCACCACCGAGGCGGTGACGGCGGTGCCGCCGGAGGCGGGCGCCCTCGCCACCCGGACGGACACCCTGCTCGACGCCGCCCGCCGGTTCATCGCCGAACCGGCGGCCGCGCGTCAGGCCGGGGCGGTGGCGCGAACCGCCGCCCGCGACAGGTACGGCCTCGACCGTTTCCTCGCTGACTGGGACCGGCTGCTGGAGGAGGAAGTATGCGGATCGCGATGA
- a CDS encoding glycosyltransferase, with protein sequence MRIAMISEHASPLAVLGGEDAGGQNTHVAELSAALAAAGHEVRVYTRRDAPDLPVTVRSPDGYDVVHVPAGPAEPVAKDALLPHMREFSRWLTERWRGGDWVPEVIHAHFWMSGLAALTAGRQTGVPVVQTYHALGTVKRRYQGVQDTSPARRVSYERELGRSVDRIVAQCRDEVGELVRMGVPRSRMTVVPSGVNLSTFAPLGPAADREPGRARILTVGRLVERKGFQTVIRAVALVADAECVVVGGPPEGLLETDPYARRLRALAESCGVADRVHLVGAVPREEMGRWYRSADLLVAAPWYEPFGLTPLEAMACGVPVVGTAVGGIRDTVVDGTTGDLVPARDPQALAAAIQGLLDDRIRRFAYATAARERARTRYSWAATAERLVEVYSEVAAVRRPTRVVA encoded by the coding sequence ATGCGGATCGCGATGATCTCGGAGCACGCCAGCCCGCTCGCCGTCCTCGGAGGGGAGGACGCCGGCGGCCAGAACACGCACGTCGCGGAGCTGTCCGCCGCGCTCGCCGCCGCCGGGCACGAGGTGCGGGTCTACACGCGCCGGGACGCGCCCGACCTGCCGGTGACCGTCCGCAGCCCGGACGGTTACGACGTGGTGCACGTACCCGCCGGCCCGGCCGAGCCGGTGGCCAAGGACGCGTTGTTGCCGCACATGCGGGAGTTCAGTCGCTGGCTGACCGAGCGCTGGCGGGGCGGGGACTGGGTGCCCGAGGTGATCCACGCGCACTTCTGGATGAGCGGCCTCGCAGCGCTGACCGCCGGCCGGCAGACCGGCGTGCCGGTGGTGCAGACGTACCACGCGCTGGGCACTGTGAAGCGCCGCTACCAGGGTGTACAGGACACCAGCCCGGCCCGGCGGGTGTCCTACGAACGGGAGTTGGGCCGCTCGGTGGACCGGATCGTCGCGCAGTGCCGCGACGAGGTGGGCGAACTCGTCCGGATGGGTGTGCCCCGGTCCCGGATGACCGTCGTGCCCTCCGGGGTCAACCTGTCCACGTTCGCCCCGCTCGGGCCGGCCGCCGACCGTGAGCCGGGTCGGGCCCGGATCCTGACCGTGGGCCGGCTGGTCGAACGCAAGGGCTTCCAGACCGTGATCCGTGCGGTGGCGCTGGTCGCGGACGCCGAGTGCGTGGTCGTCGGCGGTCCGCCGGAAGGGCTGCTCGAAACCGACCCGTACGCGCGGCGGCTGCGGGCCCTCGCCGAGTCGTGCGGGGTGGCCGACCGGGTGCACCTGGTCGGCGCGGTGCCCCGGGAGGAGATGGGCCGCTGGTACCGCTCCGCGGACCTGCTGGTCGCCGCACCCTGGTACGAGCCGTTCGGCTTGACGCCGTTGGAGGCGATGGCCTGTGGGGTACCGGTCGTCGGTACCGCCGTCGGCGGCATCAGGGACACCGTGGTCGACGGGACGACCGGTGACCTCGTGCCGGCGCGGGACCCGCAGGCTCTGGCCGCCGCGATCCAGGGGCTGCTCGACGACCGGATCAGGCGCTTCGCGTACGCCACGGCGGCTCGCGAGCGGGCCCGGACGCGGTACTCGTGGGCGGCCACCGCCGAGCGGCTGGTCGAGGTCTACAGCGAGGTGGCCGCCGTGCGCCGGCCGACCCGGGTGGTGGCCTGA